TGAACGTCCACctcatgaaaaaattgaaaaaggaatCGTTTCTCTCCCAAATCTGAAATACATATTCCCCGAGGATGCCAAAGATTAGCCATAGTGTTTCGTAACGAGGGAAAATGCACAACACTATCAGTCAAACAACGTCCCTCCAAACTAAGTTGAAAATTCTGGTCAACCACCACTGCGTTCTCCTAGAATGCCTCCTCTTCCTCATCAACCAGATTCAGATTAGCCAAATCTTCCTCCATTACAACAAAGTAAACAAGCAGATCGCTccaaaaaccaaaaccaaaaacgaccaaaaaaaaagaaagaataccCGTGTCAAAAGACAGACAAACCCTCGTGTCAATAGACAGACCTAGCAAAGGaataatttgaacaaaaattatttaaatagttaagttTTTAAAGATGTTATGTGATAAGTTATAAGATACAAATACTGCTTACTGCTTACTGCTATTAtgttaattagtaatttatggAAAATATGATTCTTAAGTTAATAAAACAAAGGCATGACATGCTCAAACCCCGCATCCAAAAAATATGCAATGCCTATacagaaataataaaacaatggCATGACATGCTCAAACCCCGCATCGAAGCTTCCAATAAACGCCATGAATGAGCCATCCTGATATCAACTGATAAGCTTTTTGCGTCAAATGAACTCCATCCCAGCTTATATGTTCATCTGGATTTTTACACACTCCCACTTCTGCTGCTCCACACATTTTGTTCAGCTCCATGTTGTAATCTCCTCCTATCCCACAACAAGCTTTTTGTGTTGAATTTGGATCCAAAcctattcatatattaataaatcaGAACAATTCTAAAGTAGACATATATTATGTCCATCTATCATTGTAAAAAAGAACTTACCAAGAAATTTAGCTTTGTTCAAAAGCCTCATGTATCCATTGTAGTAGTCGCCATACAATATGGTGGCATGAGGGAGTtcttttctcaattctttaataGCTTGTTTGAGAAGGCCGTTATGATGGCTTGACAAGTTGTTCAAGCCCTTGAGGCAATTGAAACCGTCGTAGGCATCGGAATCATTGGACCGGAATACCGTGAGGTGGACGGGGAAGCAGCCTATTGGAAAGTTTCCGGGAACAATCACTCGAGTGGCACCATAACCAACAACTCTCTGTGACACATTAACAACAAACGTGGTTAATGAGTATagtattgaaattgaaatgattattatACGAGTTCAAGATTTATCATAAAGTACTTACTGTTACAGCATCCTTTATGGCTTGAATAACCAAGGGCATCATGGATCTGACTTGGTCAAAGGATTTGCCTTGAAACAAGGCGTAGTTATAATCATTCCCTCCAATCTCCCCAACGATGAAAAGAGCTGTTTTAAGCTTCTCCAAACAATCTATCAGACAAAACATAAGGATCATATATATTGTTCAGTTGATGCAAATTACTGAGGGTAATTGTGGGACTAGACTAGTAATTAACCATCCTCATCGTGGCATATGCCATTAAAATGGGTGAACATCCAGTCAAGCTGCCTGCTAAGAGAAGAATTGGTAACAGGAGCAACAACTCCATTATCAGCTAGAGTCTCCACAGGTAACGCAGTGGAGCCAGCAACCGCGAAATTCACCCCACGGCCA
This sequence is a window from Gossypium raimondii isolate GPD5lz chromosome 5, ASM2569854v1, whole genome shotgun sequence. Protein-coding genes within it:
- the LOC105771271 gene encoding acetylajmalan esterase; the protein is MATSLCTHVPALFLLLLLLLLLSAPCNAGILRTCKFDAIYQLGDSISDTGNLIREHPFSPFARLPYGETFFKHATGRCSNGLLIIDFLALSAGIPFLQPYLNSNALFTRGRGVNFAVAGSTALPVETLADNGVVAPVTNSSLSRQLDWMFTHFNGICHDEDDCLEKLKTALFIVGEIGGNDYNYALFQGKSFDQVRSMMPLVIQAIKDAVTRVVGYGATRVIVPGNFPIGCFPVHLTVFRSNDSDAYDGFNCLKGLNNLSSHHNGLLKQAIKELRKELPHATILYGDYYNGYMRLLNKAKFLGLDPNSTQKACCGIGGDYNMELNKMCGAAEVGVCKNPDEHISWDGVHLTQKAYQLISGWLIHGVYWKLRCGV